A single region of the Alkalispirochaeta americana genome encodes:
- a CDS encoding ATP-binding cassette domain-containing protein: MANHATSNNKDGNAPIAFHGVSFSYAPDQEMVFTDLSLAMPRGLTFLVGPNGIGKTTLMLLGAARLFPCQGEITLLGTSTEDFLEAEADPDCEERRNQQVSFIYQNMEFETEGSLGELLDAVSSNSADPASAALHRQEVLDATGVEPLLGSRMQELSKGEMQRAIIAMGLLYGSPVLMMDEPVFAVEPERAERIFAYLREYCAGKGVTICASVHDVHLARKFAQGVVLFHTDGVVEAGDPQELLSRERLEVAFKAPWDTLYQRQTLYRDMLNQASLGDADPDDPSE; the protein is encoded by the coding sequence ATGGCGAATCACGCAACATCGAACAACAAAGACGGGAACGCACCGATCGCGTTTCATGGTGTTTCCTTCTCCTACGCCCCCGATCAGGAGATGGTCTTCACCGATCTCTCTCTGGCCATGCCCAGGGGACTAACCTTTCTGGTAGGTCCCAACGGAATCGGGAAGACCACCCTTATGCTTTTGGGAGCGGCCCGGCTGTTCCCCTGTCAGGGAGAGATAACTCTTCTGGGAACCTCAACGGAGGATTTTCTTGAGGCCGAAGCAGACCCCGATTGCGAGGAACGGCGAAACCAGCAGGTTTCCTTTATCTACCAGAACATGGAGTTCGAGACAGAGGGTTCCCTGGGCGAGCTCCTTGATGCCGTGTCGTCCAATAGCGCAGATCCTGCTTCGGCAGCCTTGCACCGTCAGGAGGTGCTCGATGCAACGGGGGTAGAACCTCTTCTGGGATCGCGCATGCAGGAGCTCAGCAAGGGAGAGATGCAGCGGGCGATCATCGCCATGGGGCTTCTCTACGGGTCTCCCGTGCTCATGATGGACGAACCGGTTTTTGCGGTGGAGCCCGAGAGGGCGGAGCGAATCTTTGCCTATCTCCGGGAATACTGCGCCGGGAAAGGGGTCACGATCTGTGCCAGCGTTCACGATGTGCACCTGGCTCGAAAGTTTGCCCAGGGGGTTGTTCTCTTTCACACCGATGGTGTTGTAGAGGCCGGTGACCCCCAGGAGCTTTTGAGCAGGGAACGTCTGGAGGTTGCCTTCAAAGCTCCCTGGGACACGCTCTACCAGCGCCAGACCCTCTACCGGGATATGCTGAACCAGGCCAGTCTGGGTGATGCCGATCCCGATGATCCCTCGGAGTAA
- a CDS encoding aldose epimerase family protein, translated as MNVSITESDFGRLPDGRAVSLFTLRNAAGMSVSLSSWGALVTSVTAPDRLGRSGEITLARNTLEEYLEGHPYYGALVGRVCNRISSGGFSLEGIRHNLPSNLGKIHLHGGIRGFDKHLYETGTVQDESWSKVIFRRLSPSGEEGYPGNLEVCHTITLTEDNQLVFDFEAETDAPTVVNMTNHCYWNLSGEPAIMDHEVQVMAEAIMEVDENYIPTGRLLPLEGTAFDLNHPRTVRQGFQELQTAGIKGYDHSLAIRGWNPGEPLLRKAAVLRAPATGRAMEIATTYPAVHVYSGNNLTGETGRAGETLSGQEAICFECQFFPDSPNRPEFPPITLVPGERYRHQTVHRFSTFS; from the coding sequence ATGAATGTATCAATCACCGAGAGTGATTTCGGCCGCCTTCCCGACGGGAGGGCGGTCTCTCTTTTTACACTTCGCAATGCCGCTGGCATGAGCGTCTCCCTTTCCTCCTGGGGGGCCCTGGTGACCAGTGTAACCGCCCCGGATCGCCTGGGCCGAAGCGGGGAGATAACCCTGGCCCGCAACACCCTGGAGGAGTATCTCGAGGGGCACCCCTACTACGGGGCCCTGGTGGGCCGGGTGTGCAACCGCATCTCTTCGGGGGGATTCTCCCTGGAAGGGATCCGCCACAACCTGCCCTCCAATCTTGGGAAGATCCATCTCCACGGGGGTATCCGGGGGTTCGACAAGCATCTCTACGAGACCGGGACGGTTCAGGACGAATCCTGGAGCAAGGTCATCTTTCGCCGACTCAGCCCCTCCGGCGAGGAAGGGTACCCGGGCAATCTGGAGGTCTGTCACACCATAACCCTTACAGAGGACAATCAGCTTGTCTTTGATTTCGAGGCGGAAACCGACGCGCCCACGGTGGTGAACATGACCAACCACTGTTACTGGAACCTCTCGGGGGAGCCCGCTATCATGGATCACGAGGTCCAGGTGATGGCCGAGGCAATCATGGAGGTAGATGAAAACTATATCCCCACGGGCCGACTTCTGCCCCTGGAGGGAACAGCCTTTGACCTGAACCATCCCCGGACGGTCCGGCAGGGTTTCCAGGAGCTTCAGACTGCGGGGATAAAGGGCTACGACCACTCCCTGGCAATACGGGGGTGGAATCCGGGAGAGCCCCTTCTGCGGAAGGCGGCAGTACTGCGCGCTCCCGCAACGGGCAGGGCCATGGAAATAGCCACCACCTATCCAGCGGTGCACGTCTATTCAGGAAACAACCTGACGGGAGAAACAGGAAGGGCAGGCGAGACCCTCTCGGGACAGGAGGCTATCTGCTTTGAGTGCCAGTTCTTTCCGGATTCGCCCAACCGGCCGGAGTTTCCTCCGATCACCCTGGTGCCGGGAGAACGCTACCGGCACCAGACGGTGCATCGGTTTTCGACCTTTTCATAG
- a CDS encoding dihydroorotate dehydrogenase-like protein, which yields MANLKSTYMGLPLKNPLVVGACSMTAHMDSIKRIADAGAAAIVIQSLFEEQIQLQKARLEEELTISDNLDAEIQDLFPDIKHSGPDEHLMWVRKAKEAVDIPVIGSLNCVNPETWSEWAVKLAETGVDALELNLFAIPLDSSRSAAAIEEEQLDTLRQVKQKVSIPVSVKLSPFYTSPLELIHRMDKAGVDGFVLFNRLFHPSFNIEKETGKYPFNLSSSNDHRLALRFAGLLHGELKGSICASNGIHTGEDAIEVLLAGADVFQAVSTLYKNRITAIESILGEISTWMDRKGYSSLDDFRGKLSVKKTPDQWTYRRAQYVKMLLKADDYVARPSV from the coding sequence ATGGCAAATCTGAAATCTACGTATATGGGGTTGCCCCTGAAAAACCCCCTTGTCGTTGGTGCCTGCAGCATGACCGCACACATGGATTCCATAAAACGGATCGCCGACGCCGGCGCAGCAGCAATCGTTATCCAGTCGCTCTTTGAGGAACAGATTCAGCTCCAGAAGGCCCGCCTTGAGGAGGAGCTGACGATCAGCGACAACCTGGATGCGGAAATACAGGATCTCTTCCCCGATATCAAGCACAGCGGCCCCGACGAACACCTCATGTGGGTTCGGAAGGCCAAGGAAGCCGTGGATATCCCCGTTATCGGAAGTCTGAACTGTGTAAACCCCGAGACCTGGTCAGAGTGGGCGGTCAAACTGGCAGAGACCGGCGTGGACGCTCTGGAACTGAACCTCTTCGCCATTCCCCTGGATTCATCCAGAAGCGCCGCAGCCATAGAAGAGGAGCAGCTGGACACCCTTCGCCAGGTAAAGCAAAAGGTATCGATCCCCGTCTCGGTCAAGCTGAGTCCCTTCTATACCAGCCCCCTGGAGCTGATCCACCGCATGGACAAGGCTGGCGTGGACGGGTTCGTTCTCTTCAACAGGCTCTTTCACCCCAGCTTCAATATCGAGAAAGAAACAGGGAAATACCCCTTCAACCTGAGCTCCTCCAACGATCACCGTCTGGCTCTGCGCTTTGCGGGGCTCCTCCACGGCGAGCTGAAGGGGTCAATCTGCGCCTCCAACGGTATCCATACGGGCGAGGACGCGATCGAAGTTCTTCTTGCCGGGGCTGATGTCTTCCAGGCTGTAAGCACCCTCTACAAGAACCGCATCACCGCCATCGAGAGCATTCTGGGAGAGATCTCCACCTGGATGGATCGCAAGGGTTATTCCTCGCTTGATGATTTCCGGGGCAAGCTCAGCGTCAAGAAGACCCCTGACCAATGGACCTACCGCCGGGCCCAGTATGTGAAGATGCTTCTGAAGGCCGACGACTACGTGGCCCGCCCCTCCGTATGA
- the mgtE gene encoding magnesium transporter → MTAEELETLDIAELLSTGDETTLRQFCVGTQPVIIADHVSNLPSEDLRFVLRHASPETRAEVFSHLHPETQLDLVDLLSRDEMISLFTHLPPDDRADLYKRLPDERTDAILPALAQAEREDIRRLTSYEEGTAGSVMTSDYASIPPNLTAEQSIEYLRTIAPDRETIYYAYVVDDQRRLMGFVSLKDIILAPRHRKISEIMHQDMISISVEEDQEKAARKIQKYDLLALPVIDQSEALVGIITHDDAIDVITQEQTEDMEKLMAIAGRHEAGVYMRTSAWGHFRNRSVWVAGLAVLGLASGFIVQNFEGFLLQFAIFAAFMPMLADTGGNTGSQSASLVIRALALNEITPRDAFRVILKEVHVGVYLGILLAALAFGRVMLMGAGSTIPEEYMLIQIAVAIAAALGFQVVSATLIGAMLPLVVARFNKDPAVIASPALTTIVDITGLLIYFYTAQFILKV, encoded by the coding sequence ATGACAGCAGAAGAGTTGGAAACCCTGGACATCGCTGAGCTCCTTTCAACAGGGGACGAAACAACCCTGCGCCAGTTCTGCGTCGGGACGCAGCCTGTAATCATCGCTGACCATGTCTCGAATCTGCCGTCCGAAGACCTGCGGTTCGTCCTGCGCCATGCCTCACCAGAAACCCGCGCCGAGGTCTTCAGCCATCTCCACCCCGAGACACAGCTGGATCTGGTGGATCTCCTTTCCCGGGACGAGATGATCAGCCTCTTCACCCACCTCCCTCCCGACGACAGGGCCGATCTCTACAAGCGCCTCCCCGACGAGCGGACCGACGCAATCCTTCCTGCCCTGGCTCAGGCAGAACGGGAGGATATACGCCGCCTTACCTCCTACGAGGAAGGAACTGCCGGTTCCGTCATGACGTCCGATTACGCCTCGATTCCACCGAATCTCACGGCGGAACAATCCATTGAGTATCTGCGTACCATCGCCCCCGACCGGGAAACGATCTACTACGCCTACGTTGTGGACGACCAGCGGCGGCTCATGGGGTTTGTCTCGCTGAAAGATATCATCCTGGCGCCCCGGCACCGAAAGATCTCGGAAATCATGCACCAGGACATGATCTCCATATCGGTGGAGGAAGATCAGGAGAAGGCCGCCCGCAAGATTCAGAAGTACGACCTCCTGGCGCTTCCCGTGATCGATCAGAGCGAAGCTCTGGTGGGGATCATTACTCACGACGACGCGATCGACGTTATCACGCAGGAACAGACCGAGGATATGGAAAAACTCATGGCTATCGCCGGACGCCATGAGGCAGGAGTCTATATGAGAACCTCCGCCTGGGGGCACTTCCGAAACCGCTCTGTCTGGGTTGCCGGACTGGCAGTGCTGGGCCTTGCGTCGGGGTTCATCGTGCAGAACTTCGAGGGCTTTCTGCTCCAGTTTGCAATTTTTGCCGCCTTTATGCCCATGCTGGCCGACACGGGAGGAAACACCGGAAGTCAGTCTGCGTCCCTGGTGATTCGGGCTCTGGCACTGAACGAGATAACCCCCAGGGACGCTTTTCGGGTAATCCTCAAGGAGGTGCACGTCGGGGTCTACCTGGGGATACTTCTGGCGGCCCTTGCGTTTGGACGGGTCATGCTCATGGGAGCCGGATCAACTATTCCCGAAGAATACATGCTTATCCAGATTGCTGTGGCAATAGCTGCTGCCCTGGGGTTTCAGGTGGTATCGGCAACCCTGATCGGAGCGATGCTTCCCCTGGTTGTGGCCCGCTTCAATAAAGACCCGGCAGTAATCGCCAGCCCCGCCCTGACAACTATCGTTGACATCACGGGTCTTTTGATATATTTCTATACTGCCCAGTTTATATTAAAGGTTTAG
- a CDS encoding peptide chain release factor 3: protein MKQTDEIQRRRTFAIISHPDAGKTTLTEKLLLFGGGIRTAGAVKSNKITQTAASDFMEIEKQRGISVATAVMSFPYQGKLINILDTPGHKDFSEDTYRTLTAVDSVILVVDSVKGVEEQTEKLMKVCRMRDTPVMIFINKMDREGRPPFELLDELEEKLQISLRPLSWPISAGKDFRGVYNLHEKNLHLFRPGKTVVEEERLLVKDLDDPVLDQQVGSNARRLREDVALIEGVYDSFSREDYLAGALAPVFFGSALNNFGVRELLETFVEIAPPPLHRETNLRTVEPDEPSFSGFVFKIHANLDPRHRDRIAFLRICSGTFERSKAFLHVRQGKQVRFTSPYSFMAEKKQVVDQAFPGDVVGLYDRGDLKIGDTLTEGELLEFQGIPSFSPAIFKEVVNADPMRSKQFHKGISQLTEEGVAQMFTQGKNKLIVGTVGELQYEVISYRLEHEYGAACRFEPLPYSQARWISSEDPQALEEFLRFRDRNIVHDKDEKPVYLAESEWVLNSNMEKHPKVAFHTNSDFKLVQ, encoded by the coding sequence ATGAAACAAACAGACGAAATACAACGACGACGAACCTTTGCGATCATCAGCCACCCCGATGCAGGAAAGACCACCCTCACGGAAAAGCTTCTGCTTTTCGGAGGTGGCATCCGCACTGCCGGAGCGGTGAAATCCAACAAGATCACCCAGACCGCTGCCTCAGACTTCATGGAAATCGAGAAGCAACGGGGAATCTCCGTGGCAACAGCGGTGATGAGTTTCCCCTACCAGGGAAAACTCATAAACATTCTCGATACACCGGGTCACAAGGACTTTTCCGAAGACACCTATCGGACCCTCACAGCTGTGGACAGCGTGATCCTCGTGGTGGACAGCGTGAAGGGGGTTGAGGAGCAGACGGAAAAACTGATGAAGGTCTGCCGAATGCGGGACACGCCGGTGATGATCTTCATCAACAAGATGGACCGGGAAGGCCGCCCCCCCTTTGAACTCCTGGACGAACTGGAAGAGAAACTGCAGATCAGCCTGAGGCCCCTTTCCTGGCCGATCAGCGCCGGCAAGGATTTTCGCGGGGTCTACAACCTCCACGAAAAAAACCTCCACCTGTTCCGACCGGGAAAAACTGTCGTGGAAGAGGAACGTCTCCTGGTGAAAGACCTGGACGATCCGGTCCTGGATCAGCAGGTAGGGAGTAATGCCCGGCGGCTCCGCGAGGATGTGGCGCTTATTGAAGGGGTCTACGATTCATTCTCCCGGGAGGACTATCTGGCGGGAGCCCTTGCCCCGGTCTTTTTCGGTAGCGCCCTCAACAACTTTGGCGTCCGGGAGCTTCTGGAAACCTTTGTGGAGATCGCCCCCCCTCCCTTGCATCGGGAGACCAATCTTCGAACGGTGGAACCCGATGAACCCTCTTTCAGCGGCTTTGTCTTCAAGATTCATGCAAATCTTGATCCTCGCCACCGCGACCGGATCGCCTTTCTCAGGATCTGTTCCGGGACCTTCGAGCGGTCCAAAGCGTTTCTCCATGTTCGCCAGGGCAAACAGGTACGGTTTACCAGCCCCTACAGCTTCATGGCAGAGAAAAAACAGGTCGTCGATCAGGCCTTTCCCGGTGATGTGGTGGGTCTCTACGACCGGGGTGATCTCAAGATCGGGGATACCCTCACCGAGGGAGAGCTCCTGGAGTTTCAGGGGATTCCCAGCTTCTCGCCGGCTATCTTCAAGGAAGTGGTGAACGCCGATCCCATGCGATCAAAGCAGTTCCATAAAGGTATCAGCCAGCTCACCGAAGAAGGGGTGGCCCAGATGTTCACCCAGGGAAAGAACAAGCTTATCGTGGGAACCGTGGGAGAACTGCAATACGAGGTCATCTCCTACCGGCTGGAGCATGAGTACGGCGCAGCCTGCAGGTTCGAGCCCCTCCCCTACAGCCAGGCCCGCTGGATCAGCTCGGAAGATCCCCAGGCCCTGGAGGAGTTCCTCCGCTTCCGGGACAGGAATATCGTCCACGACAAAGACGAGAAGCCCGTTTATCTTGCCGAATCAGAATGGGTCCTGAACTCGAATATGGAGAAACACCCCAAGGTGGCGTTCCACACCAACTCCGATTTCAAACTGGTTCAATAA